Proteins from one Nicotiana tabacum cultivar K326 chromosome 23, ASM71507v2, whole genome shotgun sequence genomic window:
- the LOC107826813 gene encoding uncharacterized protein LOC107826813 has product MAKAYTQDEFDSRMEKVEKVDIRVKEYLELAGYEKWARLYAPVNRGWTMTSNIAESINAALLSARELPIYDFLEEVRKMFGRWNCSNRKEAPHTYTILGKKYQEMLTLNEAMSTRMTVVPSTEHLHMVNDEGRHYTVCLLEKKCSCGRFQVDELPCPHAWAILKSKFLMPEDYCSDYYKSKSVVMTYEVLVYPLPDRNEWNIPAHISEKVVLPPK; this is encoded by the exons ATGGCAAAAGCATATACTCAGGATGAATTTGATAGTCGAATGGAAAAGGTGGAGAAGGTAGATATTCGAGTGAAAGAATACTTGGAATTAGCTGGATACGAAAAGTGGGCTAGGTTGTATGCACCTGTTAACCGAGGATGGACCATGACGTCAAATATTGCTGAATCAATCAATGCCGCACTTTTATCAGCAAGAGAATTGCCAATATACGACTTCCTAGAAGAAGTTAGAAAAATGTTTGGACGTTGGAATTGCAGCAATCGGAAAGAAGCTCCACACACGTACACAATACTTGGGAAAAAATACCAGGAGATGCTTACTTTGAATGAGGCAATGTCTACACGTATGACT GTTGTACCATCCACTGAGCACTTGCATATGGTGAATGATGAAGGAAGACATTACACCGTTTGCCTTCTAGAGAAAAAGTGCAGTTGTGGGCGGTTCCAAGTTGATGAATTACCATGCCCACATGCTTGGGCTATCTTGAAAAGCAAGTTTCTAATGCCAGAAGATTATTGCTCGGACTATTACAAATCAAAGTCTGTTGTAATGACATACGAGGTGTTAGTGTATCCGCTGCCTGACCGAAATGAATGGAATATACCAGCACATATATCAGAGAAAGTTGTCTTACCACCCAAATAG